Proteins found in one Anoplolepis gracilipes chromosome 7, ASM4749672v1, whole genome shotgun sequence genomic segment:
- the LOC140667918 gene encoding uncharacterized protein produces the protein MCILDISKTCLYEFHHDYMVPMYRERCKVMYTDTDSLIYHIECDDVYENMKRDISRFDTSDYAIDNAYDISLVNKKVPGLMKDENNGTIMTEFVGLKAKMYALRVDGKKDTKKVKSVKNNVVVRTITFDDYTRCLNEEIEMTLSQSRIRSKLHEVYTIRETKIALSPYDDKRYIVPITTDTLPWGHYKIPL, from the coding sequence atgtgtattctcgatatatccaagacatgtttgtatgaatttcaccacgattatatggtaccaatgtatcgggaaagatgcaaagtcatgtacactgacacggatagtcttatatatcacattgagtgcgacgatgtgtacgaaaatatgaaacgcgacatcagcagatttgatacaagcgactatgcgatagacaatgcaTACGATATatcgctcgtgaataaaaaggtaccgggtctaatgaaagatgaaaacaacggtaccataatgaccgaatttgtcgggcttaaagcaaaaatgtatgcgttgcgcgtggatggtaagaaggatacgaaaaaggtaaaaagcGTCAAGAATAACGTTGTCGTGAGAACAataacgtttgacgattacacacggtgtttgaacgaagaaaTTGAAATGACGCTTAGTCAATCAcgtataagatcaaaattgcacgaggtatacaccattcgcgaaacaaaaattgctctaagtccgtacGATGACAAGCGGTATATCGTACCTATAACTACTGATACGTTGCCGTGGGGACATTATAAAATaccattgtaa